From Leptospira limi, one genomic window encodes:
- a CDS encoding SDR family NAD(P)-dependent oxidoreductase: MSEFYRDEWVWITGASSGIGKELVKQASAQNAKLLLASRKTKDLEQIAKELGLEKGRYAIEKLDLENYKQVSIFTKRCLKKYGTPKVVIHNGGISQRSYTRETNLTTIEKIMNTNFYGAVELTRAILPEIKKPIHFAVISSVAGKMGSPLRSAYSASKFALVGFFHSLRAEEEKSGVFVTMVYPGFIQTNISKNALQGDGSSTGKMDSVIESGLPVQLCAHRILHAVANNQREVVIAGIKEKFGLFLQTLIPSLFFKMIQNVKVR; this comes from the coding sequence ATGAGCGAATTTTACCGAGATGAATGGGTTTGGATCACAGGTGCTTCTTCTGGGATTGGGAAAGAATTGGTGAAACAGGCTTCTGCACAAAATGCAAAACTCTTACTCGCATCCCGAAAAACAAAAGATTTGGAACAAATTGCCAAAGAACTTGGACTCGAAAAAGGGAGATACGCGATTGAAAAATTGGATCTTGAAAACTATAAACAAGTTTCAATTTTTACCAAACGATGTCTTAAAAAATATGGAACACCGAAGGTAGTCATCCATAACGGTGGGATTAGCCAAAGGTCCTATACAAGGGAAACCAATTTAACTACGATCGAAAAGATCATGAATACTAACTTTTACGGTGCTGTTGAATTAACGCGCGCTATACTACCAGAAATTAAGAAACCAATCCATTTTGCAGTGATTTCAAGTGTTGCAGGAAAAATGGGAAGTCCTTTACGTTCTGCCTATTCTGCATCAAAATTTGCTCTTGTGGGTTTTTTCCATTCGTTACGAGCGGAAGAGGAAAAATCGGGAGTATTTGTAACAATGGTTTATCCAGGTTTTATTCAAACCAATATTTCAAAAAATGCATTACAAGGTGATGGATCTTCCACTGGAAAGATGGATTCTGTGATTGAATCTGGATTACCTGTCCAATTATGTGCACATCGAATCCTTCATGCAGTCGCCAATAACCAACGTGAAGTTGTGATTGCCGGGATCAAAGAAAAGTTTGGTTTGTTTTTACAAACATTAATTCCTTCATTGTTTTTTAAAATGATACAGAATGTAAAAGTAAGATAG
- a CDS encoding neutral/alkaline non-lysosomal ceramidase N-terminal domain-containing protein — protein MKIRNYLSFFLFFTLPLLANESGSFFAGMAKKDITGPPVGVMFWGYAREDQTGMGIQTRQYARALVIEDKTTQKPFAYVTAEVGGIPFEIQREVVSKLQREVDPNFHLGNVLLNASHTHSGPAGHFHYSEISFYSTQFYGDSYTVLRDGIFEAIKEAYQKRKPAELKIGKTYVKDAGVNRSLSAYMANPESERKLYPDNIDKEMVQLNIFVEGKPIGFVNWYGVHPTNITFDNRLISSDNKGIASLLAEKEAFKNGNPSFVAIFAQANEGDVSPNLNLDNTGPGKDIYDSSFIIGKRQFLASQEFLKSNGKTLNGGLQFSHTFIDMSKHPVTSEFSGTGKTEYTCPSAYGYAFAAGSTEEGGGHWLFHEGMTEKNRKFYIDWIAKFMLQSPSEELRECQKPKAVLFPMGETKPLPSLPQILPYGIVLVGDLSILVLPHEVTTMSSRRLKKEVKVVMKDKISEIVLSGLTNDFSGYITTPEEYSTQNYEGGHTLHGSQSLNALRQEFSKMASDLVKGIEFSKTSISNPMPLDLTDRIHPLNLPDSEVVSEIPKQVLKPSLGDYKKGDKVVCQVNAVSPNIGYPKVTSYLWLEKKEGTTWIRVKSDADFDTKFVFHKPGFFDKGIGKLDLIWESSDTDSEGEYRLVHEGIYLSSDLKKNPYRVECPSFQLR, from the coding sequence ATGAAAATTCGGAACTACCTTTCCTTCTTTCTTTTTTTTACCCTGCCTCTATTGGCTAATGAATCGGGGTCGTTTTTTGCTGGTATGGCCAAAAAAGACATCACAGGCCCTCCGGTTGGCGTTATGTTTTGGGGTTATGCCCGCGAGGACCAAACAGGCATGGGAATCCAAACCAGACAATACGCACGTGCATTGGTAATAGAAGACAAAACGACCCAAAAACCATTTGCCTATGTCACAGCAGAAGTAGGAGGGATTCCATTTGAAATCCAAAGAGAAGTTGTATCTAAATTACAAAGGGAAGTGGATCCAAATTTTCATTTGGGGAATGTATTATTAAATGCATCTCATACTCATAGTGGACCTGCAGGGCATTTTCATTATTCGGAAATTTCCTTTTATTCCACACAATTTTATGGTGACTCCTATACTGTGTTACGCGATGGAATTTTCGAAGCCATCAAAGAAGCCTATCAAAAAAGAAAACCTGCTGAATTAAAAATTGGTAAAACTTATGTGAAAGATGCAGGAGTGAATCGAAGTTTGTCTGCTTATATGGCAAATCCAGAATCAGAAAGGAAATTATACCCAGACAATATAGACAAAGAGATGGTACAACTCAATATTTTTGTAGAAGGAAAACCAATTGGGTTTGTGAATTGGTATGGAGTACATCCGACTAACATAACATTCGATAATCGATTGATATCTTCAGACAATAAAGGGATCGCATCATTACTTGCAGAAAAAGAAGCATTCAAAAATGGAAATCCATCTTTTGTTGCCATTTTTGCACAAGCTAATGAAGGAGATGTATCTCCAAATTTAAACTTAGACAATACGGGACCAGGGAAAGATATTTATGATAGTAGTTTTATCATTGGGAAACGACAGTTTTTAGCAAGCCAGGAGTTTTTAAAATCGAATGGAAAAACCTTAAATGGTGGACTTCAATTTTCTCATACTTTCATCGATATGAGCAAACACCCAGTTACAAGTGAATTCTCAGGGACAGGAAAAACAGAATATACTTGTCCTTCTGCATACGGATATGCTTTTGCTGCAGGGTCAACAGAAGAAGGTGGTGGTCATTGGTTATTCCATGAAGGTATGACAGAGAAAAATCGAAAATTCTATATCGATTGGATCGCTAAATTTATGTTACAGTCACCTTCCGAAGAATTAAGAGAGTGTCAAAAACCAAAAGCTGTTTTATTCCCTATGGGTGAAACAAAACCACTTCCAAGTCTACCTCAAATATTACCGTATGGAATTGTGTTAGTTGGTGATTTGTCTATACTAGTTTTACCCCATGAAGTCACAACAATGTCCAGTCGTAGATTAAAAAAAGAAGTAAAAGTTGTTATGAAAGATAAAATTTCTGAAATTGTTTTATCTGGATTAACAAATGATTTTTCTGGGTACATTACAACTCCAGAAGAATATTCGACACAAAATTATGAAGGTGGCCACACCTTACATGGATCACAAAGTTTAAATGCACTGCGCCAAGAATTTTCTAAAATGGCATCAGATCTTGTAAAAGGAATCGAATTTTCAAAAACTTCAATTTCAAATCCAATGCCTCTCGATTTAACTGATCGTATCCACCCCTTAAATCTTCCGGATTCAGAAGTTGTTTCCGAGATACCGAAACAGGTGTTAAAACCAAGTCTAGGTGATTACAAAAAAGGAGACAAAGTGGTTTGTCAAGTGAATGCAGTTAGTCCCAATATTGGATACCCGAAAGTCACTTCTTACTTATGGCTTGAAAAAAAAGAAGGAACAACTTGGATTCGTGTGAAATCAGATGCTGATTTTGATACAAAATTTGTGTTTCACAAACCAGGATTTTTTGACAAGGGCATTGGAAAATTAGATCTTATTTGGGAATCTAGTGATACGGATTCAGAAGGAGAATACCGTTTGGTACATGAAGGAATCTACTTATCAAGTGATTTGAAAAAAAATCCTTACCGAGTGGAGTGCCCTTCTTTCCAACTACGATAA
- a CDS encoding DUF3817 domain-containing protein, with translation MITLFKTKLGRFRILAFLEGVSFLSILFVTMPLKYIYHNPEPNKVVGLVHGLLFLLYLVELFQVKVELNWKMKKTFLAALASVIPFGTFWAEKYLYLKPDND, from the coding sequence ATGATCACTCTATTCAAAACCAAATTAGGTAGATTCCGAATCTTGGCATTTTTGGAAGGCGTTTCCTTCTTATCAATTCTATTTGTAACGATGCCACTTAAGTATATCTACCACAACCCAGAACCAAATAAAGTTGTGGGACTTGTACATGGTCTCTTGTTTCTTTTATACTTAGTTGAATTATTCCAAGTGAAAGTAGAACTGAATTGGAAAATGAAAAAAACATTTCTCGCAGCACTTGCATCTGTGATTCCATTTGGAACTTTTTGGGCTGAAAAATATTTATACTTAAAACCAGATAATGACTAA
- a CDS encoding lipid A deacylase LpxR family protein translates to MKTIKILLIIFIYILLVDLSYAQSKQNKKQTLIKPVVEPPIEIERATPNNPDQYQIRLIMENDAFGGFSDRYYTNGSRLEFHMSAGESNPTRRVFSYWNDLFITPNEKTRYLQGFAVGQEFYTPTNIKKADVSYGDRPYSSRGYFTNSLTTFTEDTSITTELELGMIGPSVGGKTAQTNFHNFIGSPTPQGWDTQIPDSYSVALKTDIRKYYHRFFGTQYNVNLGNIQTDVSFGLIFRFGNVDKTPGPGSSALQPGSPILHEDGKGYWYFYVNPGGTLQVYNATIQGQMGSDKGYKSQNRSSAFSNWDSFLNNPTPDVGEKELQYRLLSEDNGKNTLQRYILFNEFLVNGTTNPYNIGLNYLIFNNIFNGAEEIERTTRLFLLSNLAAQWDQIPTNARALAVYSIFRPEGGKLPPIVRYYSYEVLSQFILDPKQRETLLQLLREEIEYRDNKTYVADLKRAVGFIRAGFVSVSNAGFLFGLHYNYQTIDFQAAKGLPQQHQWIGFQLGKVF, encoded by the coding sequence ATGAAAACAATCAAGATTCTCCTTATAATCTTCATATATATTTTGTTAGTTGATTTGTCATATGCGCAGTCAAAACAAAATAAAAAACAAACTCTGATCAAACCAGTTGTTGAACCACCTATCGAAATAGAAAGGGCCACACCAAACAATCCTGACCAATACCAAATTCGTTTGATTATGGAAAATGATGCCTTTGGTGGTTTTTCAGATCGATATTACACAAATGGATCGAGATTAGAATTTCATATGAGTGCGGGGGAATCGAATCCTACTAGAAGAGTTTTCAGTTATTGGAATGATTTATTTATCACTCCAAACGAAAAAACAAGATACCTTCAAGGTTTTGCAGTGGGACAGGAATTTTATACACCCACAAACATCAAAAAGGCGGATGTATCCTATGGAGATAGGCCATATTCAAGTCGAGGTTATTTTACAAATTCACTAACAACCTTTACTGAAGATACGAGTATAACCACAGAACTTGAGTTGGGTATGATAGGACCATCCGTTGGTGGGAAAACAGCACAAACTAATTTCCATAACTTCATAGGTTCCCCTACTCCACAAGGTTGGGACACACAAATACCGGATTCCTACTCTGTTGCGTTAAAGACAGATATTCGAAAATATTATCATCGATTTTTTGGAACCCAATACAATGTAAATTTAGGAAATATCCAAACAGATGTTTCTTTTGGACTTATTTTTCGCTTTGGTAATGTGGATAAAACACCTGGACCTGGAAGTTCAGCACTCCAACCAGGATCTCCAATTCTCCATGAAGATGGAAAAGGGTATTGGTATTTTTATGTGAATCCAGGTGGCACCTTACAAGTATATAATGCAACGATCCAAGGGCAAATGGGTTCGGATAAAGGATATAAATCACAAAACAGAAGTTCGGCGTTTAGTAATTGGGATAGTTTCTTAAACAATCCAACTCCTGATGTGGGGGAAAAGGAATTACAATATAGATTATTATCAGAAGATAACGGAAAAAACACATTACAACGTTATATCTTGTTTAATGAATTTTTGGTCAATGGCACAACAAATCCTTATAATATTGGATTAAATTATTTAATTTTTAATAATATCTTTAATGGCGCTGAGGAAATTGAGCGTACCACTCGATTGTTTTTATTATCGAATTTAGCAGCACAGTGGGACCAAATTCCAACAAATGCAAGAGCGTTGGCTGTTTATTCGATCTTTAGACCGGAAGGAGGAAAACTCCCTCCCATTGTTCGATACTATTCCTATGAAGTTCTCTCTCAATTCATATTGGACCCGAAACAAAGAGAAACGTTATTACAGTTGTTACGTGAAGAAATTGAATATCGAGATAACAAAACCTATGTTGCAGACTTAAAACGTGCTGTTGGTTTTATCCGAGCGGGATTTGTTTCGGTTTCGAATGCAGGATTTTTATTTGGCCTTCATTACAATTACCAAACCATTGATTTCCAAGCAGCAAAAGGATTACCCCAACAACACCAATGGATTGGTTTCCAACTCGGAAAGGTCTTTTAA
- a CDS encoding MFS transporter: MKNHSLSGRLWFVLILFGLVGQIAWSVENIYFNLFIYNTISKSTSSVTLMVQLSGIVATFVTLFAGILSDRLGNRKHFISLGYLFWGFLTLSFAFVSKENTSLWIGITDETQIIQLTIAIVITLDCIMTAFGSTANDAAFNAYVTDNTGNARSLAEGVLSAMPLLAMLIVAGGFGMIVIALGYPGLFIAVGTLMSLSGLIGIWFIKDHPNLKAQKSDFISDLLYGFRTSVILNHKRLYLYFIAMGIYGIASQIYMPYLIIFMQEYLSFNAIQYSIVLACVILGASVITILLGKQFDGKDKDKLLVQFSSIYIIGMASLYIVAKTLKGYNSTILMISVGFTSLVLITGFVQVLALLGAQIRDYTPIENTGKLQGIRMIFFVLIPMFIGPMIGQKINESTNLTYVDPANGSLAHVPSPEIFITGAIFCLFIFYPLMLIRRGNQN; this comes from the coding sequence ATGAAAAATCACAGTTTGAGTGGGCGCCTTTGGTTTGTTCTCATTTTATTCGGTCTTGTTGGCCAAATCGCTTGGTCTGTAGAAAACATTTACTTCAATTTATTTATCTACAATACAATTTCTAAAAGTACATCATCCGTCACTCTCATGGTGCAACTGAGCGGAATTGTTGCGACGTTTGTCACTTTGTTCGCTGGAATTTTATCTGATCGACTTGGCAATCGAAAGCATTTTATCTCTCTTGGTTATTTGTTTTGGGGATTTCTTACCTTATCTTTTGCCTTCGTTTCCAAAGAAAACACAAGCCTTTGGATTGGGATCACAGATGAAACACAAATCATCCAACTCACAATCGCCATTGTCATCACTCTTGACTGTATTATGACAGCATTTGGATCAACAGCAAATGATGCTGCCTTTAATGCATATGTTACAGATAATACGGGCAATGCTAGAAGTTTGGCAGAAGGTGTTTTATCAGCAATGCCACTGCTTGCAATGTTAATCGTTGCAGGAGGTTTTGGTATGATCGTCATTGCACTTGGATACCCTGGACTTTTTATAGCTGTTGGAACCTTGATGTCGTTATCTGGTTTGATTGGTATCTGGTTCATTAAAGATCATCCCAATCTGAAAGCACAGAAATCAGATTTTATTTCAGATCTTTTATATGGTTTCAGAACTTCCGTGATTCTAAATCATAAACGATTGTATTTGTATTTTATTGCAATGGGAATTTATGGAATTGCTAGTCAGATTTACATGCCATATTTGATCATATTTATGCAAGAGTATCTCAGTTTTAATGCCATCCAATATTCTATCGTTCTTGCTTGTGTGATCTTAGGTGCAAGTGTCATTACCATACTCCTTGGAAAACAATTTGATGGGAAAGATAAAGACAAACTTCTCGTTCAATTCTCTTCAATTTATATCATTGGTATGGCATCTTTGTATATAGTTGCAAAAACATTAAAAGGATATAATTCTACAATCTTAATGATATCTGTTGGTTTTACTAGTTTGGTTTTAATCACTGGATTTGTTCAAGTTTTAGCACTTCTTGGAGCTCAAATCAGAGATTATACTCCAATTGAAAATACTGGAAAATTACAAGGAATCCGTATGATCTTCTTTGTCTTAATTCCAATGTTCATAGGACCAATGATTGGACAAAAAATCAACGAATCTACGAATTTAACCTATGTAGATCCAGCCAATGGTAGCCTAGCGCATGTTCCATCTCCAGAGATATTCATTACAGGAGCCATCTTTTGTCTGTTTATCTTTTATCCATTAATGCTAATTAGACGAGGAAATCAAAACTAA